One stretch of Pseudomonas azotoformans DNA includes these proteins:
- a CDS encoding TPM domain-containing protein has protein sequence MRLLRIGLALWLLACVGVAQAALTFPALTGRVVDNAQMLDPATRQQLTQQLQALEQTSGDQIVVVTVPDLQGVPIEDFGYQLGRQWGIGQKGKDNGALLIVARDERKLRIEVGYGLEGVLTDAQSWVIINQVIAPKFKAGNFSQGISDGVAAMIQVVGGEPLAVPAHVADANFAKDNPGFSIGLFILLIGVLWLCNRLGLPVGAILLAILSSSGRGGGGGGGGGGFRGGGGGGGGFGGGGASGGW, from the coding sequence ATGCGTTTATTACGGATAGGTCTGGCGCTGTGGCTGTTGGCCTGCGTGGGCGTGGCCCAGGCGGCGCTGACCTTCCCGGCGCTGACCGGGCGGGTGGTGGACAACGCCCAGATGCTCGACCCGGCCACGCGCCAGCAACTCACTCAGCAGTTGCAGGCTCTGGAGCAGACCTCCGGCGACCAGATCGTGGTGGTCACCGTGCCCGACCTGCAAGGCGTGCCGATTGAGGACTTTGGTTATCAGCTGGGCCGTCAGTGGGGCATCGGCCAGAAGGGCAAGGACAACGGCGCGCTGTTGATCGTCGCCCGCGATGAGCGCAAATTGCGCATCGAAGTCGGTTACGGCCTGGAAGGTGTGCTCACCGATGCGCAGTCGTGGGTGATCATCAACCAGGTGATTGCACCCAAGTTCAAGGCCGGCAACTTCAGCCAGGGCATCAGCGACGGCGTGGCGGCGATGATTCAGGTGGTGGGCGGCGAACCCCTGGCCGTGCCGGCCCATGTGGCGGACGCCAACTTTGCCAAGGATAATCCCGGGTTTTCTATCGGTCTGTTTATCCTGCTGATCGGCGTGTTGTGGCTGTGCAACCGCCTGGGCCTGCCGGTGGGCGCGATCCTGCTGGCAATTCTCAGCAGCAGTGGCCGTGGCGGTGGTGGCGGGGGCGGCGGCGGTGGTTTCCGCGGCGGCGGTGGCGGCGGTGGCGGCTTTGGCGGTGGCGGGGCTTCAGGCGGCTGGTGA
- a CDS encoding TPM domain-containing protein, translating into MALLTEHEQRQVAQAIARVEKTTDAELVTVLAARADDYAYIPLLWASLIALVVPGVVHYLSGYLTMYTLLLAQWATFIVLCLVFRLPKVTTRLIPRSVRHWRASNLARRQFLEQNLHHTLGSTGVLIFVSEAERYVEILVDDGISSRLDDSNWDGIVKAFTQQVKQGQTLAGFVACIEACGELLKVHVPVTQTRNELPNRLVVLE; encoded by the coding sequence ATGGCATTACTGACTGAACACGAGCAGCGCCAGGTCGCGCAAGCGATCGCCCGGGTGGAAAAGACCACCGACGCGGAGCTGGTGACCGTGCTGGCCGCCCGCGCCGATGACTACGCCTACATCCCGCTGTTGTGGGCCAGCCTGATCGCGCTGGTAGTGCCGGGTGTGGTGCATTACCTGTCGGGCTACCTGACCATGTACACCTTGCTGCTGGCGCAATGGGCGACCTTCATTGTGCTGTGCCTGGTGTTCCGCTTGCCCAAGGTGACGACACGGTTGATCCCGCGTTCGGTGCGCCACTGGCGCGCGTCCAACCTGGCGCGGCGCCAGTTTTTGGAGCAGAACCTGCACCACACCCTGGGCAGCACCGGTGTGCTGATTTTTGTCAGTGAGGCCGAGCGGTATGTGGAGATCCTGGTGGATGACGGCATCTCCAGCCGCCTGGATGACAGCAACTGGGATGGAATCGTCAAGGCGTTTACCCAGCAGGTGAAACAGGGGCAGACGTTGGCGGGGTTTGTGGCGTGTATCGAGGCCTGTGGCGAGTTGTTGAAGGTGCATGTGCCGGTGACGCAAACCCGCAATGAACTGCCCAATCGCCTGGTCGTACTCGAATAA
- a CDS encoding class I SAM-dependent methyltransferase: MSVTAQPDHHAQFIELLSASLAQNAFIKLVLAKYVGDEAELQRLIIKPVTVKEQPCLSVVYRYKTRDITKNFPVAEGVAAIAALLPAQFKNAHLLSLTDEAQLEYSKKNKSSLFKSKPQQLREAPSAEHNREKNRFLDLSRPFLADLGVTDAKQALIPSMSRKWKQINKFIEVFSHALTSSPLKLDQPVRVADFGSGKGYLTFAIHDYLRNTLKAEGEVTGVELREDMVTLCNAAAARLEHPGLVFKCGDVRSVAPSELDVMIALHACDIATDYAIHTGIRSGASIIMCSPCCHKQIRLQIQSPVLLKPMLQYGLHLGQQAEMVTDSLRALFLEACGYETKVFEFISLEHTNKNKMILAVKRAEPLDNAQLLEKIQELKAFYHITEHCLETLLRADGFLS; the protein is encoded by the coding sequence ATGTCTGTCACTGCTCAACCGGATCATCATGCCCAGTTCATCGAACTGCTGAGCGCAAGCCTCGCGCAGAATGCGTTTATCAAGCTGGTGCTGGCCAAGTACGTCGGCGATGAAGCCGAGTTGCAGCGGCTGATCATCAAGCCGGTAACGGTCAAGGAGCAGCCGTGCCTGTCCGTCGTCTATCGCTACAAGACCCGCGATATCACCAAGAACTTCCCGGTGGCCGAGGGTGTGGCAGCGATTGCCGCGTTGCTGCCGGCCCAGTTCAAGAACGCGCACCTGCTGTCACTGACCGACGAAGCCCAGCTGGAATACAGCAAGAAGAACAAAAGCTCGCTGTTCAAAAGCAAGCCGCAGCAACTGCGCGAAGCGCCATCGGCTGAGCATAACCGCGAGAAAAACCGCTTCCTCGACCTGAGCCGGCCGTTCCTCGCCGACCTGGGCGTGACCGACGCCAAGCAGGCGCTGATCCCGTCGATGTCGCGCAAGTGGAAGCAGATCAACAAGTTCATCGAAGTGTTCAGCCATGCGCTGACCTCGTCACCGCTGAAGCTGGACCAGCCGGTGCGCGTCGCCGACTTCGGCTCGGGCAAGGGCTACCTGACGTTCGCCATCCACGACTACCTGCGTAACACCCTCAAGGCCGAGGGCGAAGTGACCGGCGTTGAATTGCGCGAAGACATGGTGACCCTGTGCAACGCCGCCGCCGCCCGCCTGGAGCACCCGGGGCTGGTGTTCAAATGTGGCGACGTGCGCAGTGTGGCACCCAGTGAGCTGGATGTGATGATCGCCCTGCATGCCTGCGACATTGCCACGGACTACGCGATTCACACCGGCATTCGCTCCGGTGCGTCGATCATCATGTGCTCGCCGTGCTGCCACAAGCAGATCCGCCTGCAGATCCAGAGCCCGGTGCTGCTCAAGCCGATGCTGCAATACGGCCTGCACCTGGGCCAGCAGGCGGAAATGGTCACCGACAGTTTGCGTGCGTTGTTCCTGGAAGCCTGTGGTTATGAGACCAAGGTGTTCGAGTTCATCTCGTTGGAGCACACCAACAAGAACAAGATGATTCTGGCCGTGAAGCGTGCCGAGCCGCTGGACAATGCGCAGTTGCTGGAAAAAATCCAGGAGCTGAAGGCGTTCTACCACATCACCGAACACTGCCTGGAAACCCTGCTGCGCGCGGATGGCTTCTTAAGTTGA
- a CDS encoding DMT family transporter: MSSRENTGMALGLLGVIIFSLTLPFTRIVVQEIHPLLNGLGRALFAAIPAAALLLWRRERWPTWRQVRGLCLVIAGVILGFPVLSAWAMQTLPASHGALVNGLQPLCVALYAAWLSHERPSKAFWACAALGSGLVLSYALITGAGSIQAGDLLMLGAIAVGGLGYAEGGRLAKEMGGWQVICWALVLSTPVLIGPVWYLAAQHQGAISMRAWWAFGYVSLFSQFLGFFAWYAGLAMGGIARVSQIQLLQIFFTIAFSALFFGEHIEPITWVFACGVIVTVMLGRKTAVQPAPAPKPSTV; encoded by the coding sequence ATGAGCTCGCGCGAAAACACCGGCATGGCCCTCGGCCTGCTGGGCGTCATCATCTTCAGCCTGACCCTGCCCTTCACCCGCATCGTGGTGCAGGAAATCCATCCATTGCTCAACGGCCTGGGCCGCGCACTGTTTGCGGCGATTCCGGCGGCGGCTCTGTTGCTGTGGCGTCGCGAACGCTGGCCCACCTGGCGCCAGGTGCGCGGGCTGTGCCTGGTGATCGCGGGCGTGATTCTCGGTTTCCCGGTGCTGTCGGCCTGGGCCATGCAAACCTTGCCAGCATCCCACGGCGCGCTGGTCAACGGCCTGCAACCGTTGTGCGTGGCCCTGTACGCGGCGTGGTTGTCCCATGAACGGCCATCGAAAGCCTTCTGGGCCTGCGCGGCATTGGGCAGTGGCCTGGTGTTGAGTTACGCCTTGATCACCGGCGCCGGCAGTATCCAGGCCGGTGATCTGCTGATGCTCGGCGCGATTGCGGTGGGCGGCCTGGGGTATGCCGAAGGCGGACGATTGGCCAAGGAGATGGGCGGCTGGCAGGTGATCTGCTGGGCGCTGGTGCTGTCGACACCAGTGCTGATCGGCCCGGTGTGGTACCTGGCGGCACAGCATCAAGGCGCGATTTCGATGCGCGCATGGTGGGCATTTGGCTATGTGTCGCTGTTCTCGCAGTTCCTGGGGTTCTTTGCCTGGTACGCCGGGTTGGCCATGGGCGGGATTGCGCGGGTCAGCCAGATCCAGCTGTTGCAGATCTTCTTCACCATCGCGTTTTCGGCGTTGTTCTTTGGAGAACACATCGAGCCGATTACCTGGGTGTTTGCGTGCGGGGTGATCGTGACGGTGATGCTGGGGCGCAAGACGGCGGTGCAGCCTGCCCCAGCCCCCAAGCCAAGCACAGTCTAA
- a CDS encoding TonB-dependent receptor: MFRAPCHASHLFLRPTLIATCLAYSLSAQAETFTLPAQALATSLSQVAQQAKIQLLFDEALLKNVHAPALNGDFTPEVAIRTLLKNGEFTLIKVGSTYVVRPDEGKTTNSGAIQLDALSVIGTGTEVDSSTVGRSTLSQEDIDRYQSNNIPSLLQTLPGVSQGGSLKPGGQTINIRGFGDAEDVPLTVDGATKSGFERYQQGTVFIEPELIKSIEVEKGPNSPFTGNGGFGGTVNMTTKDAPDLLKDGRNSGAMLKYGYSSNDHEQVYSSAVYGRTDDGRFDALAYLTQRDGDDMKVAAKLPNENNQYPINPQRLPNSAQNVDGKLFKVNAHFTEEHAVGLSYSRSHSDRWTPFSAASYPTPPTQANIDRYGYEAALKRFLAHRDTVDTTWSGKYEYTPLDNPLVDLTVKYSQSNTDQTDERDATAFFQLATGGRKMDTAYTDKNLDIRNVSLFDTGPLQHAVTVGGQIRKHIRETEMWMPGTTYNTPRYNYGHFQPGFMPHGKVDTNSFFVQDAVTLGDVTITPSMRYDHVRNRGEANDAPYYSNPAPSVGHDYSDRTYTGWSPRLAVFWTVNPNLGLFANWSKTWRAPVIDEQYEVQGLGNRTATSVDLDPERITSISVGSVSSFDNLIAHDDNLQLRTTFFHNKVEDEIFKATGVGCQNQAINGGTISTACPPGAMSNYRNIGGLTIKGFELESFYNSTYLFGSVSFAYAKGDHEGAYTNPWGPNVAARDIPPTKWVLVVGTNIPAWDAQVGWTGQFIGATTRLPSDKYSGGPGSSVGDLFYDQYGNKRYNTQGLFAKWKPQQAYLKGTEVNFTVDNLFNNNFRPALSGDRAYTKGRDAKISITRFF; encoded by the coding sequence ATGTTTCGCGCGCCTTGCCACGCTTCGCACCTGTTTCTTCGACCGACCCTGATCGCCACCTGCCTGGCATACAGCCTCAGCGCCCAGGCCGAAACATTCACGCTGCCTGCCCAGGCGCTGGCCACATCCCTGAGCCAGGTGGCGCAACAGGCGAAAATCCAGCTGCTGTTCGACGAAGCATTGCTCAAGAACGTGCATGCGCCGGCGCTCAACGGCGACTTCACGCCGGAAGTGGCGATTCGTACCCTGCTGAAAAACGGCGAGTTCACTCTGATCAAGGTCGGCAGCACTTATGTCGTGCGCCCCGATGAGGGCAAGACCACCAACAGCGGCGCAATCCAACTGGACGCCTTGAGCGTGATAGGCACTGGTACTGAGGTCGACTCCAGCACCGTAGGCCGCTCGACCCTGAGCCAGGAAGACATCGACCGCTACCAGTCCAACAACATCCCCAGCCTACTGCAGACCCTGCCCGGCGTGAGCCAGGGCGGTTCGCTGAAGCCTGGCGGCCAGACCATCAACATCCGTGGTTTTGGCGATGCCGAAGACGTGCCGCTGACCGTCGATGGCGCCACCAAGAGCGGCTTTGAGCGCTATCAACAAGGCACCGTATTCATCGAGCCCGAGCTGATCAAGAGCATTGAGGTGGAGAAAGGCCCCAACTCGCCATTCACTGGCAACGGCGGTTTCGGCGGCACGGTCAACATGACCACCAAGGACGCCCCCGACCTGCTCAAGGACGGCCGCAACAGCGGTGCGATGCTCAAATACGGTTACTCCAGCAACGACCACGAGCAGGTCTACAGCAGCGCCGTGTATGGTCGCACCGACGACGGACGCTTCGATGCCCTGGCTTACCTGACCCAACGCGACGGCGACGACATGAAGGTGGCCGCCAAATTACCCAACGAGAACAACCAATACCCGATCAACCCCCAGCGCCTGCCGAACTCCGCCCAGAACGTCGACGGCAAGCTGTTCAAGGTCAACGCCCACTTCACCGAAGAGCACGCCGTTGGCTTGTCCTACTCGCGTTCACACAGCGACCGTTGGACACCGTTTTCTGCCGCCAGCTATCCCACGCCGCCCACCCAGGCGAATATTGACCGCTATGGCTACGAAGCGGCACTCAAGCGTTTTCTGGCCCACCGCGACACCGTCGACACCACCTGGTCCGGCAAATATGAATACACCCCGCTGGACAACCCGCTGGTGGACCTGACCGTCAAGTACTCCCAGTCCAACACCGACCAGACCGACGAACGCGACGCCACGGCGTTTTTCCAATTGGCCACCGGCGGGCGCAAGATGGACACCGCCTACACCGACAAGAACCTCGACATACGCAACGTCAGCCTGTTTGATACAGGTCCCTTGCAGCATGCCGTCACGGTCGGCGGCCAAATCCGCAAGCACATCCGCGAAACCGAGATGTGGATGCCGGGTACCACGTACAACACCCCACGCTATAACTATGGGCATTTCCAGCCAGGCTTTATGCCCCATGGCAAGGTCGATACCAACAGTTTCTTCGTACAGGATGCCGTCACGCTGGGCGACGTCACCATCACGCCATCGATGCGCTACGACCATGTCCGCAACCGTGGCGAAGCCAACGATGCGCCGTACTACAGCAATCCCGCCCCGTCCGTCGGCCACGATTACAGCGACCGCACCTACACCGGCTGGTCGCCGCGCCTGGCGGTGTTTTGGACCGTCAACCCGAACCTGGGGCTATTCGCCAACTGGAGCAAGACCTGGCGTGCGCCGGTGATCGACGAGCAGTACGAAGTTCAAGGCCTGGGCAACCGCACCGCCACCAGCGTCGACCTCGACCCGGAACGCATCACCTCTATCAGCGTGGGCAGCGTCAGCAGCTTCGACAACCTGATCGCCCATGACGACAACCTGCAGCTGCGCACCACCTTCTTCCACAACAAAGTCGAAGACGAGATTTTCAAGGCTACGGGTGTCGGCTGCCAGAACCAGGCCATCAATGGCGGGACCATCTCTACCGCCTGCCCGCCGGGGGCCATGTCCAACTACCGCAACATCGGCGGGCTGACCATCAAGGGCTTCGAGCTCGAATCGTTCTACAACTCCACCTACCTGTTCGGCTCGGTATCGTTCGCTTATGCCAAGGGTGACCACGAAGGTGCGTACACCAACCCGTGGGGCCCGAACGTGGCCGCGCGCGATATTCCGCCGACCAAATGGGTGCTGGTGGTGGGCACCAATATTCCGGCGTGGGATGCCCAGGTCGGCTGGACGGGCCAGTTCATCGGGGCAACCACACGTTTGCCCAGTGATAAATACTCCGGCGGCCCTGGCAGTAGCGTGGGTGATCTGTTCTACGACCAGTACGGCAACAAGCGCTACAACACCCAGGGCCTGTTCGCCAAATGGAAACCCCAACAGGCTTATCTGAAAGGCACCGAGGTGAACTTCACCGTGGACAACCTGTTCAACAACAACTTCCGCCCGGCACTGAGCGGCGACCGCGCCTACACTAAGGGCCGTGATGCCAAAATCAGCATCACGCGCTTCTTCTGA
- a CDS encoding FecR family protein → MNRLSDTDVLDIEDSDAIDAQAASWFARNRSETGRAERKAFAAWQADPAHARAYAEFEQLWADLAQLQQLNKPVALPQRKPSVWRPALAVAAALLCAVLATHIGAPRELYHTQVAAHAKGMRTLNLPDGSTLYVNANTRVRVDFTAHQRILHLDKGQLYIEVAADKERPLFVQAGEANVRVVGTGFDVRRSQQQLVVSVAHGQVAFEPDAKSAVTLLGARQRAIYSYAKGTLQQQTLTAEEVADWRSGHLSFRNRELASLIDELSLYRPQAPLQVSNAVAHLKVSGNLDVNDPDAMLNALPALLPVKTVASADGIMRIEPSK, encoded by the coding sequence ATGAACCGCCTGAGCGACACTGACGTGCTGGACATCGAAGACAGCGACGCCATCGATGCCCAAGCCGCCAGCTGGTTTGCGCGCAACCGCAGCGAAACCGGGCGTGCCGAGCGCAAGGCCTTTGCCGCCTGGCAGGCCGATCCCGCCCATGCCCGCGCCTACGCCGAATTCGAACAGCTGTGGGCAGACCTGGCCCAGTTGCAACAACTGAACAAACCCGTGGCGCTGCCCCAGCGCAAACCGTCGGTATGGCGCCCTGCCCTGGCCGTGGCCGCTGCTCTGCTGTGCGCGGTGTTGGCCACCCATATCGGCGCGCCCCGCGAGCTGTATCACACCCAGGTGGCGGCCCATGCCAAAGGCATGCGTACCCTCAACCTGCCCGATGGCAGCACTTTGTATGTGAATGCCAACACCCGCGTACGCGTGGATTTCACCGCGCACCAGCGCATCCTGCACCTGGACAAGGGCCAGCTGTACATTGAAGTGGCCGCCGACAAGGAACGGCCGCTGTTCGTGCAAGCCGGCGAAGCCAATGTGCGCGTGGTCGGCACCGGCTTCGATGTGCGCCGCAGCCAGCAGCAACTGGTGGTCAGCGTCGCCCATGGCCAGGTTGCCTTCGAGCCGGATGCAAAGAGCGCCGTGACCTTGCTGGGCGCTCGGCAACGTGCAATCTACAGCTACGCCAAGGGCACATTGCAGCAGCAGACCCTCACCGCCGAAGAGGTCGCCGACTGGCGCAGCGGTCACCTGTCATTTCGCAACCGAGAACTGGCCAGCCTGATCGATGAACTGAGCCTGTATCGCCCCCAGGCGCCGCTGCAGGTCAGCAACGCCGTGGCGCATTTGAAGGTGTCGGGCAATCTGGATGTGAATGATCCCGACGCCATGCTCAACGCCCTGCCTGCCCTGCTGCCGGTAAAAACCGTGGCGTCCGCCGACGGCATCATGCGCATCGAACCGAGCAAATAA
- a CDS encoding RNA polymerase sigma factor, with amino-acid sequence MSRPKPDPLSADAFRGFYTDILYFLRKRTDNASDAADMTQDVFTQWLDYRDRAKVEQPRAFLFQMARNLLRDHWRKQKVRHTVHSDQAEMDAEPVTDEQNDPMAAAQRLQRLEQLKEVLAELSPRRREALMLHRFEGLSQAQIAERMGISTSMVEKHIAFALLHCKRRLQHEPGTEQPE; translated from the coding sequence ATGTCTCGTCCCAAGCCCGACCCGCTGTCGGCCGATGCCTTTCGCGGGTTTTATACAGATATCCTGTATTTCCTGCGCAAACGCACGGACAACGCCAGCGACGCGGCGGACATGACCCAGGATGTCTTTACTCAGTGGCTGGACTACCGCGACCGGGCCAAGGTCGAGCAGCCACGGGCGTTTCTGTTCCAGATGGCGCGCAACCTGCTGCGCGATCACTGGCGCAAACAGAAGGTACGGCACACCGTCCACTCTGATCAGGCCGAAATGGACGCGGAGCCTGTCACCGACGAGCAAAACGATCCCATGGCCGCCGCGCAACGCTTGCAACGCCTGGAACAGTTGAAAGAAGTCCTCGCCGAACTCTCGCCCCGCAGGCGAGAAGCCCTTATGCTGCACCGCTTCGAAGGCCTGAGCCAGGCGCAGATCGCCGAGCGCATGGGCATTTCGACCAGCATGGTGGAAAAGCACATCGCGTTTGCCCTGCTGCATTGCAAGCGACGCCTTCAACACGAACCCGGCACGGAGCAGCCAGAATGA
- a CDS encoding dihydrodipicolinate synthase family protein, translating into MSSPTIHGIIGYTITPFSADGQRVDLDALGRSIDRLIASGVHAIAPLGSTGEGAYLSDAEWDEVSAFSLAKIARRVPTIVSVSDLTTAKAVRRARYAEANGADAVMVLPTSYWKLSEAEILAHYAAIGDSIGVPIMLYNNPATSGTDMSVELILRIIKQVANVTMVKESTGDIQRMHQLHRHSDVPFYNGCNPLALEAFVAGARGWCTAAPNLIPQLNLDLYEAVLSNDLTQAQALFYRQLPLLEFILKGGLPATIKAGLRLTGLEAGDPRLPVFPLGDVGIEQLKALLR; encoded by the coding sequence ATGTCCAGCCCAACCATTCACGGCATCATCGGCTACACCATCACCCCGTTCAGCGCCGACGGCCAGCGCGTCGACCTCGATGCTTTAGGCCGCTCCATCGACCGCCTGATCGCCAGCGGCGTGCACGCCATCGCGCCATTGGGCAGCACCGGCGAAGGCGCGTATTTGAGCGACGCCGAGTGGGATGAAGTCAGCGCCTTCAGCCTGGCCAAGATTGCCCGGCGCGTACCGACCATCGTCAGCGTTTCCGACCTGACCACTGCCAAGGCCGTACGCCGTGCGCGCTACGCCGAGGCCAATGGCGCCGATGCGGTGATGGTGCTGCCAACGTCTTACTGGAAGCTCAGCGAAGCGGAAATCCTCGCTCACTATGCCGCAATCGGCGACAGCATCGGCGTGCCGATCATGCTCTACAACAACCCGGCCACCAGCGGCACGGACATGTCGGTGGAGCTGATCCTGCGCATCATCAAGCAGGTCGCCAACGTGACCATGGTCAAGGAGAGCACCGGGGATATCCAACGCATGCACCAGTTGCATCGCCACAGCGATGTGCCGTTCTACAACGGCTGCAACCCGCTGGCACTGGAAGCCTTCGTGGCGGGCGCCAGGGGCTGGTGCACGGCAGCGCCGAACCTGATCCCACAGCTCAACCTGGATTTGTATGAGGCGGTATTGAGCAATGATCTGACCCAGGCCCAGGCGCTGTTTTACCGCCAGTTGCCATTGCTGGAGTTCATCCTCAAGGGCGGGTTGCCTGCGACGATCAAGGCGGGATTACGTTTGACGGGGCTGGAAGCGGGTGATCCTCGGTTGCCAGTGTTCCCGCTGGGTGACGTGGGGATCGAACAACTGAAAGCATTACTGCGCTAA
- a CDS encoding aldolase, which produces MAKTLALPKDQLVKQALIQMQNTLADNTWTDRQKLALTCRILFENGHDSGLAGQITARGPEQGTYYTQQLGLGFDEITASNLLLVNEDLEVLEGHGIPNPANRFHSWVYRGRPDVNCIIHTHPTHIAALSMLEVPLQVSHMDLCPLYEDCAFLEAWPGVPVGNEEGEIITTALGDKRAILLSHHGQLSTGASIEEACVIAQLIERAAKLQLLAMAAGTIKPILPELGREAHDWISRPKRHGAAFNYYARQNLRQHADCLN; this is translated from the coding sequence ATGGCCAAGACATTAGCACTCCCGAAAGACCAACTGGTCAAGCAAGCGCTGATCCAGATGCAAAACACCCTGGCGGATAATACGTGGACCGACCGGCAAAAGCTGGCGCTCACGTGTCGCATCCTGTTCGAGAACGGCCATGACTCCGGCCTGGCCGGGCAGATCACCGCGCGCGGGCCGGAACAGGGCACCTATTACACCCAGCAACTGGGCCTGGGGTTTGATGAGATCACCGCCAGCAACCTGTTGCTGGTGAATGAGGACCTTGAAGTCCTGGAAGGCCACGGCATTCCCAACCCGGCCAACCGTTTTCACAGCTGGGTGTACCGTGGGCGGCCGGATGTGAATTGCATCATCCACACGCACCCCACGCACATCGCCGCGTTGTCGATGCTGGAAGTGCCGCTACAGGTGTCCCATATGGACCTCTGCCCGCTGTACGAAGACTGCGCGTTCCTGGAGGCCTGGCCGGGGGTGCCGGTGGGCAACGAAGAAGGCGAAATCATCACCACGGCTTTGGGCGACAAACGCGCCATCCTGCTCTCGCACCACGGGCAGTTGTCCACTGGAGCGAGCATCGAGGAAGCCTGCGTGATCGCGCAGTTGATCGAGCGCGCAGCCAAGTTGCAGTTGCTGGCGATGGCGGCCGGCACCATCAAGCCGATCCTGCCGGAGCTGGGTCGCGAGGCCCATGACTGGATCTCCCGGCCCAAGCGCCACGGCGCCGCGTTCAACTACTACGCCCGGCAGAACCTGCGCCAACACGCCGATTGCCTGAACTGA
- a CDS encoding helix-turn-helix domain-containing protein, whose translation MSIRLKLLRKKLGVTLEALAEKSGMTKSYLSKVERGLNTPSIAAALKLAKALNVKVEELFSEDSVSLDSYSLVRSHERPDTSPGYAVLAHQVSERSLLPFIIYPPAEFTDKTFKEHMGEEFLFVHEGQVEVDFMNERVILERGDALHFNAQKPHRLRSVGPVQAQLLVVVHSAEE comes from the coding sequence ATGTCTATCCGTTTGAAATTATTGAGAAAAAAACTTGGCGTCACCTTGGAAGCCCTGGCCGAAAAGTCCGGGATGACCAAGAGTTACCTGTCCAAGGTCGAGCGCGGGCTCAACACGCCGTCGATTGCCGCCGCGCTGAAACTGGCCAAGGCATTGAACGTGAAGGTCGAGGAACTGTTCAGCGAAGACAGCGTTAGCCTGGACAGCTACAGCCTGGTGCGCAGCCATGAGCGGCCCGACACCTCCCCCGGTTATGCGGTCCTGGCCCACCAGGTCAGTGAACGCAGCCTGCTGCCGTTCATCATCTACCCGCCGGCGGAATTCACCGACAAGACCTTCAAGGAACACATGGGGGAAGAGTTTCTGTTCGTGCATGAAGGCCAGGTGGAGGTGGACTTCATGAATGAACGGGTGATCCTGGAGCGGGGCGATGCATTGCACTTCAATGCGCAGAAACCCCATCGGTTGCGTTCGGTGGGGCCGGTGCAGGCGCAGCTATTGGTGGTAGTGCACAGCGCGGAAGAATGA